A segment of the Streptococcus dysgalactiae subsp. dysgalactiae genome:
TAGCTTGACCAAAATTATATTTCAAGGCTTCAGCAATAGATAAAGAGGTTTTCAACACTTTAGAGATATCTTTGGTGATATACTCACCACCCTCTGCATAAATATTAGTGTACTGTAATTCTTGAGCTCTCATTGAGGCAACTGTTGTTTGCCCACCGCCCATATCAATAACAGTAGCACCAAACTCACGTTCACCTTCATTTAAAACAGTCTTAGCCATTGCTAATGGTGAAATAATAATATTTTCAACCTTGATGCCCGCACGCTCCACCGTTTTACGTAAATTGTGTAAGATGGTACTTGGGCCAGTGTAAATCAAGCCACGCATTTCTAACCTAATCCCCATCATCCCACGTGGATCACGAATACCCTGGAAACCATCAACAATAAACTCTTCTGGAACCAATGAAATCACTTCACGTTCGGGTGTAATGCTTTTTGTGAGGGCTGATTTTACCACACTGTCAACATCTTCATCTTTGATTTCTTTTGATTCACTTGGAACAGGAATCATCCCCTGTGTTGGCTCAATTTGAAGCAGATTTGCTGGTAACCCAACATTCACCTTTTCAATTGTCATTCCTGCTTTTTCTTCTGCTTGTTCTACTGCAGTTTTGATGGCAGTCGCTGCTGCCTCAATATCAATTATTATGCCATCTTTTACGCCGGCACTTGGAACATTACTCACACCAATGACGTTCATCTCACCAGAAATAAATTCTGCAACTAAAACTTTTATTGAGCTTGTTCCAATGTCCAAACCAGTAAAAAAGCCATTTCTAGCCATTCACTTGACCTCACTTACTTTCCAAACTTTTACTATTCTAAAAACTGCTAAAAAACAGAATTATTCAGAGAATATTATAACATAAAAAAACGTAAAATGTTATCATTTTACGCATTTTGTTATATAAACTTAACTTTTTCTAGTCAATTTAATCAAACATGATTATATCTGGTTTTAAAAGGCTTTTTACAACTATTTTCGATACCAAAATTAGGTGTTCGATGGACTTGCCTGATTTGGATTAGTAACCTCTGTTGTTTCAGACGCTTGACCTTGTCCTGTATCAGTAGCATGTTGATTTCCTGACTGGTCTTGAGACGGATTGCTATCAGCACTTTCGCCTTCTTTGTTAGATGTATTTTGTTCTGCTGCTACTGGTACTTCTACTTGATTTTCAATGTCAGCTGTTGTGGTATAGATTCCCACTTCCATGTCAACTATACTATCACTTTCAAGATTTTTTTTCAATTTTTGA
Coding sequences within it:
- the ftsA gene encoding cell division protein FtsA encodes the protein MARNGFFTGLDIGTSSIKVLVAEFISGEMNVIGVSNVPSAGVKDGIIIDIEAAATAIKTAVEQAEEKAGMTIEKVNVGLPANLLQIEPTQGMIPVPSESKEIKDEDVDSVVKSALTKSITPEREVISLVPEEFIVDGFQGIRDPRGMMGIRLEMRGLIYTGPSTILHNLRKTVERAGIKVENIIISPLAMAKTVLNEGEREFGATVIDMGGGQTTVASMRAQELQYTNIYAEGGEYITKDISKVLKTSLSIAEALKYNFGQANMAEASLTETVKVDVVGSEEPVEVTERYLSEIISARIRHILDRVKQDLERGRLLDLPGGIVLIGGGAIMPGVIEVAQDIFGTTVKLHVPNQVGIRNPMFANVISLVEYVGMMSEVDVLAQNAVSGEEFLRRKPIDFTGQESYLPDYNEARRSETPVRYEQQVPQATYEPQAPAEPKQKISERVRGIFGSMFD